Part of the bacterium genome is shown below.
GTCGCGACAGCGATCCGTTCATGCAGTCATTGATCAAAGGAACGCGCCATGGCACAGGGCATCGTCAAGTGGTTCGATGAGCAAAAGGGGTATGGATTCATCGCGCAGGAGGGCGACGAGGACATCTATGTCCATCGCGACGCGCTCGGCAGCGAGGGCTTCGGCTCGCTCAAGCCCGGCGACCGCGTGGAATTCGACGTCGTGCGCGGACGCAAGGGACTGCAGGCCGCCAACGTGACCAAACTCAAACCACGGCAATCACCCTTCGCATAAGACGCAACCCCATCGCGCAGAGCTGGGGGTGTTCGCCATTTTACGCGCCGCCCCGTCTTGCCATGCCCATCCGCCGCAGGTGGAAAGGGATCTGCTTTTCGTTCGTGGATGCGGAGAAGCAGATGCTTCGCTGCGCTCAGCATGACAATGAACGGGTTGCTGAGAAACCCAGAATCCCGCACTGTCACCCTGAGCGGAGCGAAGGGTCTGCTTTTCTGGTTCACAGGCGAAAACAGTCGATGCTTCGCTGCGCTCAGCATGACAACTGGAGTTTGCAATGCCGATCACTGCGCAGGAACTGCCGGTCCTCCGGGAGCAAACCCTACTCTCCCGACTCCCCGTCGCCCTTGCGTGAGGAAAAACCGTACTTGTTGATCTTGCGGTACAGAGTCGACGAGTCAATCCC
Proteins encoded:
- a CDS encoding cold-shock protein; protein product: MAQGIVKWFDEQKGYGFIAQEGDEDIYVHRDALGSEGFGSLKPGDRVEFDVVRGRKGLQAANVTKLKPRQSPFA